In Doryrhamphus excisus isolate RoL2022-K1 chromosome 7, RoL_Dexc_1.0, whole genome shotgun sequence, one genomic interval encodes:
- the fbxo18 gene encoding F-box DNA helicase 1 isoform X3: protein MVNIYGHTCCKHTNGTMEVAVKGRAKRRHLKADELERSEEGLRALTHPQNTNTRRSNASLHPWTPAKRRKSAEAYANGLNGEQLSEDVSTTDDEEWSPLPAEIPSDSDKQSDVTEIDHFEGITAEMFEDDFDCSDGIMLEEPEVEALPDATYGLLGSSRTLQKPQGCIDNLPEEVLRQIFTHLPARDLYRSAMLVCVHWRNIIEDRKFMPYKKRYYRYLMEEETTVFEVSSSLRNCGILTSHMSPSGIRNLVISMAHHGFGERVDPTAVLECIKKHRLFPHAEASLTLRIRNVPKCKYLETEGPNPYAAMAVILLLNESVSDVLSLVSLLNGCMSHMAVTEYLSHMAMLLLAARRNNVKISERLHYNIYYVLHLRDNGPFSVRTSEGRSSSMNMTSEQLHILSHDIQKDHMVKIVAFAGTGKTTTLIKYTEQRPDLRFLYVAFNKSVANEASHRFPANVDCKTVHSLAFRDIGRLYKKKLTFNLTTFSINTVLPEGRGGLTKAKVVTTTLNNFMASKDQTITVDHVPDVHVSLKGLKTCLDNVEKNLIVEDAQTIWMKMTDVNETKKGYNITHDGYLKLWQLQTPPPQLHGYHVLLIDEAQDCTPCIMDVLLKQQCGKILVGDPHQQIYTFRGAVNALQTVAHTHIYYLTQSFRFGAEIAFVGAMVLKVCKKVRKILVGGRQEGGVFDEKAAQAARDIASGKTPGKGKTALLSRCNQTMFSEAVRLTDTNKDCRIHFVGGVDNIGLDKIKDIWYLMEAAGNRKFIKDDLLRTFSKIKFNSFEALKIYAKKTADHELEGKLNIVERYRHRIPDLVMRLKRLSEANINKADFILGTVHKAKGLEFDIVMVSDDFADVPASYHYIHCFPDFSFDKTVDDEWNLLYVAVTRAKTTLILTEKILRIITMASEYFLKSEMPSAPLTEDNVLQCTNYNCPNTITPGAPFMMCQRQLPFTGSVVSTGGQLCERCVWSRVGPVAFLMTDNVCCMADAPVILPPDLPFIQLFFPGPF, encoded by the exons ATGGTAAATATTTACGGACACACGTGTTGCAAGCATACAAACGGGACTATGGAGGTAGCTGTGAAAG GGAGGGCCAAGAGGAGGCATTTGAAAGCAGATGAACTGGAAAGAAGTGAAGAAGGTCTTCGAGCCCTCACCCACCCgcaaaacacaaacaccagacGTAGCAATGCTTCTTTACACCCATGGACACCTGCCAAGAGACGGAAGT CAGCAGAGGCCTACGCAAATGGACTCAACGGAGAGCAATTATCTGAAGACGTAAGCACTACTGACGATGAGGAGTGGAGCCCACTACCTGCCGAGATACCCTCAGACTCAGACAAGCAGTCTGATGTTACGGAGATAGACCATTTCGAGGGAATCACAGCCGAAATGTTCGAGGATGACTTTGACTGTTCTGATGGGATCATGCTGGAAGAACCGGAGGTTGAAGCACTACCTGATGCCACCTACGGGCTTTTAGGTAGCAGTAGGACGCTGCAGAAGCCTCAGGGTTGCATCGACAACCTTCCAGAGGAGGTGCTGAGACAGATATTCACTCATCTTCCTGCACGGGACCTCTACAGGAGTGCCATGCTTGTCTGCGTTCATTGGCGTAACATAATCGAGGATCGCAAG TTTATGCCCTACAAGAAAAGGTATTATCGCTACCTGATGGAGGAAGAGACAACGGTCTTTGAAGTCTCCTCCTCATTGAGGAACTGCGGCATACTGACATCACATATGTCACCGAGTGGCATCCGAAACCTTGTTAT TTCAATGGCACATCATGGGTTTGGTGAGAGAGTGGATCCAACAGCGGTCCTGGAGTGCATCAAGAAACATCGCCTTTTTCCTCATGCCGAGGCGTCCTTGACCTTGCGCATTCGTAATGTTCCCAAGTGCAAATATCTTGAAACTGAG GGTCCCAACCCGTATGCAGCCATGGCCGTGATACTGCTGCTCAATGAGAGCGTCAGCGACGTGCTATCTTTGGTGTCTTTACTGAATGGCTGCATGTCACACATGGCCGTCACGGAGTACCTCAGCCACATGGCGATGCTGTTGCTTGCAGCCAGGAGGAACAACGTAAAGATTAGTGAAAG GTTGCATTACAACATCTACTATGTCCTTCATCTCAGGGATAATGGACCATTTTCTGTTCGGACCTCAGAGGGCAG GTCGTCCAGTATGAACATGACCTCCGAGCAGCTGCATATCCTCAGCCACGACATCCAGAAGGACCACATGGTGAAGATTGTTGCTTTTGCAG GTACGGGCAAGACGACCACACTGATAAAATACACCGAACAGCGGCCAGACCTCCGCTTCCTGTACGTTGCCTTCAACAAATCCGTGGCCAATGAGGCCTCACATCGCTTCCCAGCAAATGTGGACTGCAAGACTGTCCACTCTCTGGCCTTCAGGGACATTGGGAGACT GTACAAAAAGAAGCTCACCTTTAATTTGACCACGTTCTCCATCAACACGGTCCTGCCTGAGGGCCGAGGGGGACTCACGAAAGCAAAAGTGGTCACCACCACTCTGAACAACTTCATGGCTTCAAAGGATCAGACCATCACGGTTGATCATGTTCCGGACGTGCATGTTAGTCTTAAAGGCCTCAAGACATGTTTAGACaacgtggaaaaaaat TTGATTGTCGAGGATGCGCAGACGATTTGGATGAAAATGACGGATGTCAATGAGACTAAAAAAGGCTATAACATCACTCACGATG GTTACCTAAAGCTATGGCAGCTCCAAACCCCACCGCCCCAACTCCACGGCTACCACGTCCTTTTGATTGACGAAGCCCAGGACTGCACTCCAT GCATCATGGATGTACTGTTGAAACAGCAATGTGGCAAAATCCTGGTTGGAGATCCTCACCAGCAGATTTATACCTTCAGAGGAGCTGTGAATGCTCTGCAGACAGTCGCGCACACCCATATCTACTATCTAACACAG AGTTTTCGCTTTGGGGCCGAGATCGCCTTCGTGGGTGCTATGGTCCTCAAGGTGTGCAAGAAAGTCCGCAAGATTTTAGTAGGAGGACGGCAGGAAG GGGGTGTGTTTGATGAAAAGGCGGCCCAGGCTGCTCGAGACATTGCAAGCGGCAAGACTCCAGGCAAGGGAAAAACCGCCCTCTTGTCCCGATGCAATCAAACCATGTTCAGTGAGGCCGTGCGGCTGACAGACACCAACAAAGACTGCAGGATCCACTTTGTAGGC GGCGTGGACAACATTGGCTTGGATAAGATCAAGGACATTTGGTATCTGATGGAAGCCGCAGGCAATCGCAAAT TCATCAAGGATGACCTCCTTCGCACCTTTTCCAAAATCAAATTTAACTCCTTTGAGGCTCTGAAGATTTACGCCAAAAAGACAGCAGACCACGAGCTGGAGGGCAAACTGAACATCGTGGAACGATACAGACATCGTATCCCAGATTTGGTGATGCGCCTGAAAAGGCTCTCTGAGGCTAACATCAACAAAGCAG ACTTCATTCTGGGCACAGTCCACAAGGCAAAAGGTCTGGAATTTGACATTGTGATGGTCAGTGATGACTTTGCCGATGTGCCGGCCTCATATCACTACATCCACTGCTTTCCCGATTTTTCATTTG ATAAAACCGTCGATGATGAATGGAACCTACTTTATGTGGCAGTGACTCGCGCTAAAACGACACTGATCCTCACAGAGAAGATCCTGCGCATCATCACTATGGCTAGC GAATACTTCCTGAAGTCTGAGATGCCCAGCGCCCCACTGACAGAGGACAACGTGCTGCAGTGTACCAACTACAACTGTCCCAACACCATCACACCAGGCGCGCCTTTCATGATGTGCCAAAGACAGCTGCCGTTT ACTGGCAGTGTGGTGTCTACAGGGGGCCAACTGTGTGAGAGGTGTGTCTGGTCCCGCGTGGGCCCCGTCGCCTTTCTCATGACTGACAACGTGTGCTGCATGGCTGACGCTCCAGTGATATTACCCCCAGACCTGCCTTTCATCCAGTTATTTTTTCCGGGACCATTCTGA
- the fbxo18 gene encoding F-box DNA helicase 1 isoform X1, with protein sequence MVNIYGHTCCKHTNGTMEVAVKGRAKRRHLKADELERSEEGLRALTHPQNTNTRRSNASLHPWTPAKRRKCAAEAYANGLNGEQLSEDVSTTDDEEWSPLPAEIPSDSDKQSDVTEIDHFEGITAEMFEDDFDCSDGIMLEEPEVEALPDATYGLLGSSRTLQKPQGCIDNLPEEVLRQIFTHLPARDLYRSAMLVCVHWRNIIEDRKFMPYKKRYYRYLMEEETTVFEVSSSLRNCGILTSHMSPSGIRNLVISMAHHGFGERVDPTAVLECIKKHRLFPHAEASLTLRIRNVPKCKYLETEGPNPYAAMAVILLLNESVSDVLSLVSLLNGCMSHMAVTEYLSHMAMLLLAARRNNVKISERLHYNIYYVLHLRDNGPFSVRTSEGRSSSMNMTSEQLHILSHDIQKDHMVKIVAFAGTGKTTTLIKYTEQRPDLRFLYVAFNKSVANEASHRFPANVDCKTVHSLAFRDIGRLYKKKLTFNLTTFSINTVLPEGRGGLTKAKVVTTTLNNFMASKDQTITVDHVPDVHVSLKGLKTCLDNVEKNLIVEDAQTIWMKMTDVNETKKGYNITHDGYLKLWQLQTPPPQLHGYHVLLIDEAQDCTPCIMDVLLKQQCGKILVGDPHQQIYTFRGAVNALQTVAHTHIYYLTQSFRFGAEIAFVGAMVLKVCKKVRKILVGGRQEGGVFDEKAAQAARDIASGKTPGKGKTALLSRCNQTMFSEAVRLTDTNKDCRIHFVGGVDNIGLDKIKDIWYLMEAAGNRKFIKDDLLRTFSKIKFNSFEALKIYAKKTADHELEGKLNIVERYRHRIPDLVMRLKRLSEANINKADFILGTVHKAKGLEFDIVMVSDDFADVPASYHYIHCFPDFSFDKTVDDEWNLLYVAVTRAKTTLILTEKILRIITMASEYFLKSEMPSAPLTEDNVLQCTNYNCPNTITPGAPFMMCQRQLPFTGSVVSTGGQLCERCVWSRVGPVAFLMTDNVCCMADAPVILPPDLPFIQLFFPGPF encoded by the exons ATGGTAAATATTTACGGACACACGTGTTGCAAGCATACAAACGGGACTATGGAGGTAGCTGTGAAAG GGAGGGCCAAGAGGAGGCATTTGAAAGCAGATGAACTGGAAAGAAGTGAAGAAGGTCTTCGAGCCCTCACCCACCCgcaaaacacaaacaccagacGTAGCAATGCTTCTTTACACCCATGGACACCTGCCAAGAGACGGAAGTGTG CAGCAGAGGCCTACGCAAATGGACTCAACGGAGAGCAATTATCTGAAGACGTAAGCACTACTGACGATGAGGAGTGGAGCCCACTACCTGCCGAGATACCCTCAGACTCAGACAAGCAGTCTGATGTTACGGAGATAGACCATTTCGAGGGAATCACAGCCGAAATGTTCGAGGATGACTTTGACTGTTCTGATGGGATCATGCTGGAAGAACCGGAGGTTGAAGCACTACCTGATGCCACCTACGGGCTTTTAGGTAGCAGTAGGACGCTGCAGAAGCCTCAGGGTTGCATCGACAACCTTCCAGAGGAGGTGCTGAGACAGATATTCACTCATCTTCCTGCACGGGACCTCTACAGGAGTGCCATGCTTGTCTGCGTTCATTGGCGTAACATAATCGAGGATCGCAAG TTTATGCCCTACAAGAAAAGGTATTATCGCTACCTGATGGAGGAAGAGACAACGGTCTTTGAAGTCTCCTCCTCATTGAGGAACTGCGGCATACTGACATCACATATGTCACCGAGTGGCATCCGAAACCTTGTTAT TTCAATGGCACATCATGGGTTTGGTGAGAGAGTGGATCCAACAGCGGTCCTGGAGTGCATCAAGAAACATCGCCTTTTTCCTCATGCCGAGGCGTCCTTGACCTTGCGCATTCGTAATGTTCCCAAGTGCAAATATCTTGAAACTGAG GGTCCCAACCCGTATGCAGCCATGGCCGTGATACTGCTGCTCAATGAGAGCGTCAGCGACGTGCTATCTTTGGTGTCTTTACTGAATGGCTGCATGTCACACATGGCCGTCACGGAGTACCTCAGCCACATGGCGATGCTGTTGCTTGCAGCCAGGAGGAACAACGTAAAGATTAGTGAAAG GTTGCATTACAACATCTACTATGTCCTTCATCTCAGGGATAATGGACCATTTTCTGTTCGGACCTCAGAGGGCAG GTCGTCCAGTATGAACATGACCTCCGAGCAGCTGCATATCCTCAGCCACGACATCCAGAAGGACCACATGGTGAAGATTGTTGCTTTTGCAG GTACGGGCAAGACGACCACACTGATAAAATACACCGAACAGCGGCCAGACCTCCGCTTCCTGTACGTTGCCTTCAACAAATCCGTGGCCAATGAGGCCTCACATCGCTTCCCAGCAAATGTGGACTGCAAGACTGTCCACTCTCTGGCCTTCAGGGACATTGGGAGACT GTACAAAAAGAAGCTCACCTTTAATTTGACCACGTTCTCCATCAACACGGTCCTGCCTGAGGGCCGAGGGGGACTCACGAAAGCAAAAGTGGTCACCACCACTCTGAACAACTTCATGGCTTCAAAGGATCAGACCATCACGGTTGATCATGTTCCGGACGTGCATGTTAGTCTTAAAGGCCTCAAGACATGTTTAGACaacgtggaaaaaaat TTGATTGTCGAGGATGCGCAGACGATTTGGATGAAAATGACGGATGTCAATGAGACTAAAAAAGGCTATAACATCACTCACGATG GTTACCTAAAGCTATGGCAGCTCCAAACCCCACCGCCCCAACTCCACGGCTACCACGTCCTTTTGATTGACGAAGCCCAGGACTGCACTCCAT GCATCATGGATGTACTGTTGAAACAGCAATGTGGCAAAATCCTGGTTGGAGATCCTCACCAGCAGATTTATACCTTCAGAGGAGCTGTGAATGCTCTGCAGACAGTCGCGCACACCCATATCTACTATCTAACACAG AGTTTTCGCTTTGGGGCCGAGATCGCCTTCGTGGGTGCTATGGTCCTCAAGGTGTGCAAGAAAGTCCGCAAGATTTTAGTAGGAGGACGGCAGGAAG GGGGTGTGTTTGATGAAAAGGCGGCCCAGGCTGCTCGAGACATTGCAAGCGGCAAGACTCCAGGCAAGGGAAAAACCGCCCTCTTGTCCCGATGCAATCAAACCATGTTCAGTGAGGCCGTGCGGCTGACAGACACCAACAAAGACTGCAGGATCCACTTTGTAGGC GGCGTGGACAACATTGGCTTGGATAAGATCAAGGACATTTGGTATCTGATGGAAGCCGCAGGCAATCGCAAAT TCATCAAGGATGACCTCCTTCGCACCTTTTCCAAAATCAAATTTAACTCCTTTGAGGCTCTGAAGATTTACGCCAAAAAGACAGCAGACCACGAGCTGGAGGGCAAACTGAACATCGTGGAACGATACAGACATCGTATCCCAGATTTGGTGATGCGCCTGAAAAGGCTCTCTGAGGCTAACATCAACAAAGCAG ACTTCATTCTGGGCACAGTCCACAAGGCAAAAGGTCTGGAATTTGACATTGTGATGGTCAGTGATGACTTTGCCGATGTGCCGGCCTCATATCACTACATCCACTGCTTTCCCGATTTTTCATTTG ATAAAACCGTCGATGATGAATGGAACCTACTTTATGTGGCAGTGACTCGCGCTAAAACGACACTGATCCTCACAGAGAAGATCCTGCGCATCATCACTATGGCTAGC GAATACTTCCTGAAGTCTGAGATGCCCAGCGCCCCACTGACAGAGGACAACGTGCTGCAGTGTACCAACTACAACTGTCCCAACACCATCACACCAGGCGCGCCTTTCATGATGTGCCAAAGACAGCTGCCGTTT ACTGGCAGTGTGGTGTCTACAGGGGGCCAACTGTGTGAGAGGTGTGTCTGGTCCCGCGTGGGCCCCGTCGCCTTTCTCATGACTGACAACGTGTGCTGCATGGCTGACGCTCCAGTGATATTACCCCCAGACCTGCCTTTCATCCAGTTATTTTTTCCGGGACCATTCTGA
- the fbxo18 gene encoding F-box DNA helicase 1 isoform X4, producing the protein MVNIYGHTCCKHTNGTMEVAVKGRAKRRHLKADELERSEEGLRALTHPQNTNTRRSNASLHPWTPAKRRKSEAYANGLNGEQLSEDVSTTDDEEWSPLPAEIPSDSDKQSDVTEIDHFEGITAEMFEDDFDCSDGIMLEEPEVEALPDATYGLLGSSRTLQKPQGCIDNLPEEVLRQIFTHLPARDLYRSAMLVCVHWRNIIEDRKFMPYKKRYYRYLMEEETTVFEVSSSLRNCGILTSHMSPSGIRNLVISMAHHGFGERVDPTAVLECIKKHRLFPHAEASLTLRIRNVPKCKYLETEGPNPYAAMAVILLLNESVSDVLSLVSLLNGCMSHMAVTEYLSHMAMLLLAARRNNVKISERLHYNIYYVLHLRDNGPFSVRTSEGRSSSMNMTSEQLHILSHDIQKDHMVKIVAFAGTGKTTTLIKYTEQRPDLRFLYVAFNKSVANEASHRFPANVDCKTVHSLAFRDIGRLYKKKLTFNLTTFSINTVLPEGRGGLTKAKVVTTTLNNFMASKDQTITVDHVPDVHVSLKGLKTCLDNVEKNLIVEDAQTIWMKMTDVNETKKGYNITHDGYLKLWQLQTPPPQLHGYHVLLIDEAQDCTPCIMDVLLKQQCGKILVGDPHQQIYTFRGAVNALQTVAHTHIYYLTQSFRFGAEIAFVGAMVLKVCKKVRKILVGGRQEGGVFDEKAAQAARDIASGKTPGKGKTALLSRCNQTMFSEAVRLTDTNKDCRIHFVGGVDNIGLDKIKDIWYLMEAAGNRKFIKDDLLRTFSKIKFNSFEALKIYAKKTADHELEGKLNIVERYRHRIPDLVMRLKRLSEANINKADFILGTVHKAKGLEFDIVMVSDDFADVPASYHYIHCFPDFSFDKTVDDEWNLLYVAVTRAKTTLILTEKILRIITMASEYFLKSEMPSAPLTEDNVLQCTNYNCPNTITPGAPFMMCQRQLPFTGSVVSTGGQLCERCVWSRVGPVAFLMTDNVCCMADAPVILPPDLPFIQLFFPGPF; encoded by the exons ATGGTAAATATTTACGGACACACGTGTTGCAAGCATACAAACGGGACTATGGAGGTAGCTGTGAAAG GGAGGGCCAAGAGGAGGCATTTGAAAGCAGATGAACTGGAAAGAAGTGAAGAAGGTCTTCGAGCCCTCACCCACCCgcaaaacacaaacaccagacGTAGCAATGCTTCTTTACACCCATGGACACCTGCCAAGAGACGGAAGT CAGAGGCCTACGCAAATGGACTCAACGGAGAGCAATTATCTGAAGACGTAAGCACTACTGACGATGAGGAGTGGAGCCCACTACCTGCCGAGATACCCTCAGACTCAGACAAGCAGTCTGATGTTACGGAGATAGACCATTTCGAGGGAATCACAGCCGAAATGTTCGAGGATGACTTTGACTGTTCTGATGGGATCATGCTGGAAGAACCGGAGGTTGAAGCACTACCTGATGCCACCTACGGGCTTTTAGGTAGCAGTAGGACGCTGCAGAAGCCTCAGGGTTGCATCGACAACCTTCCAGAGGAGGTGCTGAGACAGATATTCACTCATCTTCCTGCACGGGACCTCTACAGGAGTGCCATGCTTGTCTGCGTTCATTGGCGTAACATAATCGAGGATCGCAAG TTTATGCCCTACAAGAAAAGGTATTATCGCTACCTGATGGAGGAAGAGACAACGGTCTTTGAAGTCTCCTCCTCATTGAGGAACTGCGGCATACTGACATCACATATGTCACCGAGTGGCATCCGAAACCTTGTTAT TTCAATGGCACATCATGGGTTTGGTGAGAGAGTGGATCCAACAGCGGTCCTGGAGTGCATCAAGAAACATCGCCTTTTTCCTCATGCCGAGGCGTCCTTGACCTTGCGCATTCGTAATGTTCCCAAGTGCAAATATCTTGAAACTGAG GGTCCCAACCCGTATGCAGCCATGGCCGTGATACTGCTGCTCAATGAGAGCGTCAGCGACGTGCTATCTTTGGTGTCTTTACTGAATGGCTGCATGTCACACATGGCCGTCACGGAGTACCTCAGCCACATGGCGATGCTGTTGCTTGCAGCCAGGAGGAACAACGTAAAGATTAGTGAAAG GTTGCATTACAACATCTACTATGTCCTTCATCTCAGGGATAATGGACCATTTTCTGTTCGGACCTCAGAGGGCAG GTCGTCCAGTATGAACATGACCTCCGAGCAGCTGCATATCCTCAGCCACGACATCCAGAAGGACCACATGGTGAAGATTGTTGCTTTTGCAG GTACGGGCAAGACGACCACACTGATAAAATACACCGAACAGCGGCCAGACCTCCGCTTCCTGTACGTTGCCTTCAACAAATCCGTGGCCAATGAGGCCTCACATCGCTTCCCAGCAAATGTGGACTGCAAGACTGTCCACTCTCTGGCCTTCAGGGACATTGGGAGACT GTACAAAAAGAAGCTCACCTTTAATTTGACCACGTTCTCCATCAACACGGTCCTGCCTGAGGGCCGAGGGGGACTCACGAAAGCAAAAGTGGTCACCACCACTCTGAACAACTTCATGGCTTCAAAGGATCAGACCATCACGGTTGATCATGTTCCGGACGTGCATGTTAGTCTTAAAGGCCTCAAGACATGTTTAGACaacgtggaaaaaaat TTGATTGTCGAGGATGCGCAGACGATTTGGATGAAAATGACGGATGTCAATGAGACTAAAAAAGGCTATAACATCACTCACGATG GTTACCTAAAGCTATGGCAGCTCCAAACCCCACCGCCCCAACTCCACGGCTACCACGTCCTTTTGATTGACGAAGCCCAGGACTGCACTCCAT GCATCATGGATGTACTGTTGAAACAGCAATGTGGCAAAATCCTGGTTGGAGATCCTCACCAGCAGATTTATACCTTCAGAGGAGCTGTGAATGCTCTGCAGACAGTCGCGCACACCCATATCTACTATCTAACACAG AGTTTTCGCTTTGGGGCCGAGATCGCCTTCGTGGGTGCTATGGTCCTCAAGGTGTGCAAGAAAGTCCGCAAGATTTTAGTAGGAGGACGGCAGGAAG GGGGTGTGTTTGATGAAAAGGCGGCCCAGGCTGCTCGAGACATTGCAAGCGGCAAGACTCCAGGCAAGGGAAAAACCGCCCTCTTGTCCCGATGCAATCAAACCATGTTCAGTGAGGCCGTGCGGCTGACAGACACCAACAAAGACTGCAGGATCCACTTTGTAGGC GGCGTGGACAACATTGGCTTGGATAAGATCAAGGACATTTGGTATCTGATGGAAGCCGCAGGCAATCGCAAAT TCATCAAGGATGACCTCCTTCGCACCTTTTCCAAAATCAAATTTAACTCCTTTGAGGCTCTGAAGATTTACGCCAAAAAGACAGCAGACCACGAGCTGGAGGGCAAACTGAACATCGTGGAACGATACAGACATCGTATCCCAGATTTGGTGATGCGCCTGAAAAGGCTCTCTGAGGCTAACATCAACAAAGCAG ACTTCATTCTGGGCACAGTCCACAAGGCAAAAGGTCTGGAATTTGACATTGTGATGGTCAGTGATGACTTTGCCGATGTGCCGGCCTCATATCACTACATCCACTGCTTTCCCGATTTTTCATTTG ATAAAACCGTCGATGATGAATGGAACCTACTTTATGTGGCAGTGACTCGCGCTAAAACGACACTGATCCTCACAGAGAAGATCCTGCGCATCATCACTATGGCTAGC GAATACTTCCTGAAGTCTGAGATGCCCAGCGCCCCACTGACAGAGGACAACGTGCTGCAGTGTACCAACTACAACTGTCCCAACACCATCACACCAGGCGCGCCTTTCATGATGTGCCAAAGACAGCTGCCGTTT ACTGGCAGTGTGGTGTCTACAGGGGGCCAACTGTGTGAGAGGTGTGTCTGGTCCCGCGTGGGCCCCGTCGCCTTTCTCATGACTGACAACGTGTGCTGCATGGCTGACGCTCCAGTGATATTACCCCCAGACCTGCCTTTCATCCAGTTATTTTTTCCGGGACCATTCTGA